Proteins found in one Anopheles aquasalis chromosome 3, idAnoAquaMG_Q_19, whole genome shotgun sequence genomic segment:
- the LOC126579248 gene encoding protein encore isoform X3 has product MGTAVQQQQQQQQQQQSSTPNTTSPVLPPPPPTGDEREARGETRADSTNASTRLAPDTVPVENGFSSSDMPCSPAVVAIGSPTPQSTSALASVAAAASPPPQPSATAAVGEGRIAVDGRPPMATADADASDPAVVRTNRPPAFGSNGTEKDPKSAEPSPSSTTTTANGSNRQTVATMPATATATVGGRQQRFAGGKGKHLTRSHAMRESTSPPRTPTPRSPTDQLSGTSSNSPGGGVTTTTSNIDYSSVAAAAATTTDAIASDGDGTTLFGINGTAGVCHPVDGSSDSPVPSLVEPRHGKQHPVPNGNSSPNGKSQLDVDFPKLTPPKTSFNPNATSNGSSSLHLPPKAAKNNGSTASNVPPSKASANRADGGKVGCGDSASSTTNSVDGETNGLVAAVANSSSSSSSSQDSAGSSSSFDQPDGGGEPHLGGSNRRGMATQSVAGEQQHRDDDESRNRSTPMSSLPAASPAPSANSNYCDNEGRPNVQQHHHSNQHHQHQQREVNFAGNQHADDDDAGSVTDTTSQINIQFSHETETRYIPCDSPTEESLMRSSGGSSGAINLLGTGPAPGNNASGTPSTPSAGNSASGNGGSGGGKKRSGASGKGGGNKAARLKNMSGGSSSSVDGGPVGVPSTASATPGSGGGGGAGTGNAGSGNGFSGGSRDSCEQFTDQSGVNLLQFFKETLNKNFKDRNMLMKIEKELLALAMDRSRSQMKFPPMSSYNRMLIHRVAAYFGMEHNVDATQQCVIAEVTPGTRLPEIRFKNLISDSFSEEPRKSILKRDTHSFDEYHRFAGGGGGGGGGGGGGGGGGGSGGSGLLHCPDRGMLDRKAKSFEEREEEYEKTKRRLFKNRGESIEGRSDERPCVSKSHSFGGYGGSSQNASLLRGDSITSTKSAGARLFTKQDSNASANTPWRLSPSSSGSYLTSSYKTQSIRSDSVTPSPTGYGSGDHTPEPCVTSPSATCGVMWAVTDMASVPKGSVLIDPQTFQPIVNQDGTLYHFDPSNLPPVAGGPWPGSGKLSKRKFEKQKSFSSKHNLQSSSSLESPIEGPFAGRTVDCGQQTQTTMMTPLGDNPITTITTTTPTTITEEVVNELGCYDGTSSGTGGLPLLGTTKDNVDLDESSSICDEISQTTNELGAMKLQQKHQATSPMLLASELQPVDMNEIQYGTNPSDHHGNLVHTAVNSTAPVLVDDVRGIHRNDLDPSTVSDRVSAEVPSCMTLSTTTTGESECVGDKLAVVSDLEPIESSVATAVQLLHAHEPVSSSTTLDAGAEEADEDDEGEDRSETPTDVGQEEVEEVDKKNDMVKVANVVQTVVPLASYTSSATPTGGPTGGGGGGAPGGASVGAYTVTYDGGGGGHPGTTVYGTPALSTTTYQTGPDGSIYAVPSSLVYTYPTTMDPSEMSGGYFVPVFDPQQRDATSLCSTPGASIYTASAGPAPSTVLHPIAYTPTAAAAAAAAAAAAYGGAPTLYQNPLVYSSDQFPTAQAAAAAQLSQYPISYPIGIGYPFNGAATYQNYWNQPITYYVPQAPVQSATVGGPSLIMPPPIAQTPTNGTGAAGAGIITTTNAATHGTVSHAGSSSGGPAGMGGKRNATPPNNHGGQGHAPSQPLPGPPGSNHSASVTPVPISPYATNIPVPLPDPSSATGAPMYAAFPQPLYPNMLPFASPLAAHPHSSTVAATAAVNSMLPTAAPFHHAHAAPQSSASGHHHHHPHNQHHQQQHHQQPQHQPSHPHHTQIHSHSHPAGGAGHEPSVVGQGQHYAHTNGPNTSGGGGGGGGGSNSSSSSASSSSSHGSNNGTANAQTPQSTPSTPLSLPMPLSAHHGGKGGGVPLFPTPPMVPHGSGGGGYSVTASSSSSSAAHHHYGGQLVEERKNGPNGPGGYQGKGRPPNAVSSSGGSYFNYSSTAGTGVRQMTPNGPGSGGASTYQPSNKGSYPANTGNNNVGGGGGGPTGATGGPLILGPPPPGKASGNRHPSESGGCGAPTTSKPPLIPTLPTMVATNTVPPSATGGAGMGDGKSRLNRSSKPPNLDLKRGFSTSNNSYHHVVNSRNTPSTNSNESNGSPNSITSSSVHEPGHPTGGPIPPPAAHHHHQQHPHHHHQGAHGASGNHPSTPTTHGGHHGGGGGGGHSVVPSGPHQNHHHPQHPQHHHGNISTSQQQQQPQQQQQLQHHHHHAAGGGGGGGGGGSGAATTHYYTAGPPGSGQPLATTGPHGQASYYTPGGGAHTQRGGSVGSNNGNPGTTSTVGGTNGGNSGGGNGGHGAHHTHAMTATAATVMHNTAVAAAAAAVEPYHQQLIPINAATGMSYVKIGHSYFPSLALPQSRRSPPNEIRPLAGVYPTMNMVMPASARQFTPRPQHNSGYGGNKATKTLR; this is encoded by the exons tttgctggtggaaaagGCAAGCATTTAACCCGTAGTCACGCCATGCGTGAGTCAACTTCCCCGCCCCGGACGCCTACACCACGATCGCCGACCGATCAGCTCAGcgggaccagcagcaacagtcccGGTGGCGGGGTTACTACAACAACGAGCAACATCGACTACAGTAGCGTcgcagctgccgctgccactacTACCGACGCCATTGctagcgatggtgatggtactACGCTGTTCGGCATCAACGGCACTGCTGGCGTCTGTCATCCCGTCGATGGGTCCAGTGATTCGCCCGTGCCCTCGCTGGTGGAACCGCGCCACGGCAAGCAGCACCCCGTGCCGAACGGCAACAGCTCGCCGAACGGTAAAAGTCAGCTAGATGTGGACTTTCCCAAGCTGACGCCACCGAAAACGTCCTTCAATCCGAACgcaaccagcaacggcagTAGCTCGCTCCATCTTCCACCCAAGGCGGCTAAGAACAACGGCAGCACGGCATCCAACGTGCCGCCGAGCAAGGCGAGTGCGAATCGTGCTGACGGCGGTAAAGTAGGCTGCGGCGATTCGGCTTCTTCGACAACGAACAGCGTCGATGGTGAAACGAACGGTCTAGTGGCAGCGGTAgcaaatagcagcagcagcagcagcagcagccaggatTCGGCCGGTTCGAGCAGCAGTTTTGATCAGCCGGACGGAGGTGGTGAACCGCACCTTGGTGGATCGAATCGCCGAGGAATGGCCACGCAAAGTGTGGCcggggaacagcagcaccgggacgACGATGAAAGTCGCAACCGTAGCACACCGATGTCGTCGCTCCCGGCCgcatcaccggcaccgtcaGCGAACAGTAATTATTGTGATAACGAGGGACGTCCgaatgtgcagcagcatcaccacagcaaccagcaccatcagcatcaacagagGGAAGTGAACTTTGCCGGCAACCAgcacgccgacgacgatgacgcagGCAGTGTGACCGATACTACCAGCCAGATCAACATACAGTTTTCGCACGAAACGGAAACCCGTTACATACCGTGCGACAGTCCTACGGAGGAGAGCCTTATGAGGAGCAGTGGCGGTAGCAGCGGAGCGATCAATCTGTTGGGCACCGGCCCAGCACCCGGCAACAACGCCAGCGGCACGCCGTCCACTCCATCGGCCGGTAACAGTGCCAGCGGAaatggtggtagcggtggtggcaaaAAGCGTAGTGGTGCCTCGGGGAAGGGAGGAGGCAACAAGGCAGCGAGGTTGAAAAACATGAGCGGCGGTTCGTCCTCCAGTGTTGACGGTGGCCCGGTTGGTGTACCTTCCACTGCCAGTGCCACTCCCGgaagtggcggtggtggtggtgcgggcaCGGGTAACGCTGGCAGTGGGAACGGGTTTTCCGGCGGTTCGCGCGATTCGTGCGAACAGTTTACCGACCAGAGTGGCGTGAATTTGCTACAGTTCTTCAAGGAAACGCTGAACAAGAACTTCAAGGACCGCAACATGCTGATGAAGATCGAGAAGGAGCTGCTGGCTCTGGCGATGGACCGGAGCCGCAGCCAGATGAAGTTTCCGCCCATGTCTTCCTACAACCGCATGCTGATCCACCGGGTGGCGGCGTACTTCGGCATGGAGCACAACGTGGACGCGACGCAGCAGTGCGTGATTGCGGAGGTGACGCCCGGGACGCGCCTACCGGAGATACGGTTCAAGAACCTGATCTCGGACAGCTTCTCGGAGGAACCGCGCAAATCGATACTGAAGCGCGATACGCACAGCTTCGACGAGTACCATCGCTTtgcgggtggcggtggtggtgggggtgggggtggaggaggaggaggaggaggagggggttccggtggcagtggaTTACTGCACTGTCCCGACCGTGGTATGCTCGACCGGAAGGCAAAGAGCTTCGAAGAGCGCGAAGAGGAGTACGAGAAGACGAAGCGACGACTGTTCAAGAACCGGGGCGAG TCAATCGAAGGACGATCGGATGAGCGACCATGCGTTTCCAAATCGCACAGTTTCGGTGGCTACGGTGGCTCGTCGCAGAATGCCTCGCTGTTGCGCGGGGATTCGATCACGTCGACCAAAAGTGCCGGTGCCAGGCTGTTCACGAAGCAGGACTCGAACGCGAGCGCAAACACTCCGTGGAGGCTGTCACCATCGAGCAGCGG GTCCTACCTTACTTCCAGCTACAAAAcgcaatcgatccgatccgactCGGTAACACCCTCGCCGACCGGTTACGGCAGCGGCGATCACACACCGGAACCGTGCGTCACCTCACCTTCTGCCACGTGCGGTGTCATGTGGGCGGTCACCGATATGGCTAGCGTACCGAAGGGCAGCGTGCTGATCGATCCGCAAACCTTCCAACCGATCGTCAATCAGGATGG TACGTTGTATCACTTCGATCCCTCCAACCTACCGCCGGTAGCGGGTGGACCGTGGCCCGGCAGTGGCAAGCTGTCGAAGCGAAAGTTCGAAAAGCAAAAGTCCTTCAGCAGCAAGCACAATCTGCAAAGTAGCAGCTCCCTGGAGAGCCCGATAGAGGGACCGTTTGCGGGGCGAACGGTTGACTGTGGCCAGCAAACGCAAACCACCATGATGACACCGTTGGGCGATaatcccatcaccaccataacgacgacgacgccgacgaccaTCACCGAGGAGGTGGTGAACGAACTCGGGTGCTACgatggcaccagcagcggtaCAGGTGGCCTACCATTACTAGGCACTACGAAAGACAATGTGGATCTAGATG AGAGCTCTAGCATCTGTGATGAAATCTCACAAACGACCAACGAGCTTGGTGCAatgaagctgcagcagaaacATCAAGCCACTAGCCctatgctgctggccagcgaaCTGCAACCAGTGGACATGAATGAA ATTCAATACGGCACTAATCCGAGCGACCATCATGGTAATCTCGTGCATACGGCCGTGAACTCAACCGCCCCGGTGCTAGTGGACGATGTTCGTGGAATCCATCGGAATGATCTGGATCCGTCCACAGTCAGTGACCGCGTGAGCGCAGAAGTCCCTTCCTGTATGACGCTatcaacgacgacaaccggTGAAAGCGAGTGCGTTGGCGATAAACTGGCAGTTGTTTCGGATCTGGAGCCAATTGAATCATCGGTAGCAACGGCTGTTCAGCTGTTACACGCGCACGAACCCGTCAGTAGTAGCACAACGCTGGATGCGGGTGCAGAAGAAGcggacgaggatgatgagggCGAGGATCGCAGTGAAACTCCAACCGATGTTGGCCAGGAGGAGGTCGAAGAGGTGGATAAGAAGAACGACATGGTAAAGGTGGCCAACGTGGTGCAGACCGTCGTTCCACTGGCGAGCTACACGAGCTCGGCCACACCGACTGGTGgccccaccggtggtggtggtggtggtgcgcctgGTGGTGCATCCGTTGGAGCGTACACCGTCACGTacgatggtggaggtggtggacaTCCGGGCACTACCGTCTACGGTACGCCGGCTCTGTCAACGACAACATATCAGACTGGG CCGGACGGTTCTATCTATGCGGTACCGTCCTCCCTCGTCTACACATATCCAACGACGATGGATCCGAGCGAAATGTCCGGTGGATACTTCGTGCCCGTGTTCGATCCGCAGCAGCGTGATGCGACCAGCCTTTGCTCGACACCCGGTGCCTCTATCTATACCGCATCGGCCGGGCCGGCCCCCTCGACAGTATTACATCCGATCGCTTACACACCTacagcggcggccgccgctgctgcagccgctgctgctgcctacgGTGGTGCACCGACGCTCTACCAGAATCCGCTCGTCTACTCATCCGACCAGTTCCCGACGGCCCAGGCAGCCGCGGCCGCGCAGCTCTCGCAGTATCCAATCAGCTACCCGATCGGTATCGGATATCCGTTCAATG GCGCTGCTACGTACCAGAACTACTGGAACCAGCCCATTACTTACTACGTTCCTCAGGCGCCAGTACAATCGGCGACAGTTGGTGGACCATCGCTCATTATGCCACCGCCAATCGCACAAACGCCAACGAATGGCACCGGtgccgctggcgctggcatcATCACAACCACCAACGCTGCAACGCACGGTACGGTGTCACACGCCGGCTCCAGCTCGGGTGGTCCAGCGGGCATGGGAGGAAAGCGTAATGCGACACCTCCGAACAATCATGGTGGGCAAGGGCACGCACCATCGCAGCCACTGCCAGGGCCACCGGGGTCAAACCACAGTGCATCGGTTACGCCCGTGCCGATCTCTCCGTACGCCACGAATATTCCCGTACCACTGCCCGATCCATCGTCGGCCACCGGTGCCCCGATGTACGCCGCCTTTCCACAGCCCCTCTATCCGAATATGCTTCCCTTCGCTAGTCCGCTAGCTGCCCATCCACACTCGTCGACGGTCGCGGCCACAGCAGCCGTCAACTCGATGCTTCCCACTGCCGCTCCATTCCACCATGCTCATGCTGCACCGCAATCGTCAGCATcgggccatcaccaccatcatccgcataaccagcatcatcagcagcaacatcaccagcaaccacaacatcaACCTTCCCATCCACATCATACACAGATTCACTCGCATTCTCACCCAGCTGGGGGTGCAGGACACGAGCCATCCGTCGTCGGCCAGGGACAACACTATGCCCACACGAACGGACCGAAcacttctggtggtggtggtggtggtggtggtggaagtaacagtagcagtagcagcgctagtagcagcagcagccacggtaGCAACAACGGGACCGCGAACGCACAGACCCCCCAGTCGACTCCGAGTACACCGCTCTCGCTGCCGATGCCACTGTCGGCGCATCACGGTGGAAAGGGAGGTGGTGTGCCGTTGTTTCCGACGCCACCGATGGTACCGCACGGTTCTGGAGGAGGAGGCTACAGCGTAacagctagcagcagcagcagcagcgccgccCATCACCATTACGGTGGGCAGCTGGTGGAAGAGCGCAAAAATGGGCCGAATGGCCCCGGTGGTTATCAGGGCAAAGGGAGACCACCGAATGCCGTCAGTTCATCGGGGGGCAGCTACTTCAACTACAGCTCCACCGCAGGGACCGGCGTTCGACAGATGACACCGAACGGACCGGGAAGCGGCGGTGCGAGCACCTATCAGCCAAGCAACAAAGGCAGCTATCCGGCGAATACAGGGAACAATaacgttggtggtggtggtggtgggccaaCGGGGGCGACGGGGGGACCGTTGATACTAGggcctccaccaccgggcaAGGCATCCGGTAACCGTCATCCGTCCGAGTCCGGCGGTTGCGGTGCACCGACCACCAGTAAACCTCCGCTGATACCGACGCtaccgacgatggtggccaccaacacgGTGCCACCGTCggcgaccggtggtgctgggatGGGTGACGGTAAATCGCGCCTGAATCGATCATCGAAACCGCCGAATCTGGATCTGAAGCGTGGTTTTAGCACATCGAACAACAGCTACCACCACGTGGTGAACAGTCGGAACACGCCGAGCACGAACTCGAACGAAAGTAACGGTTCACCGAACAGTattacgtcgtcgtcggtgcacGAGCCTGGCCATCCGACCGGGGGTCCGattccaccaccggccgcccatcatcatcatcaacaacatccgcaccatcatcatcagggtgCGCACGGCGCCAGTGGCAACCATCCGTCGACTCCAACGACTCACGGTGGtcaccatggtggtggtggtggtggtggccattctgTGGTTCCTAGTGGTccacaccagaaccaccatcatccacagcacccgcagcatcatcatggtaACATAAGCACtagccagcaacaacagcagccgcagcagcagcagcaactgcaacatcatcatcatcatgcagctggtggtggtggtggtggtggtggtggtggtagtggagcTGCGACCACTCATTACTATACTGCCGGTCCACCGGGCAGTGGtcaaccgttggccaccacaGGACCACACGGACAGGCATCCTACTACacacccggtggtggtgcgcacaCGCAACGAGGAGGCAGTGTTGGGAGCAATAATGGAAACCCTGGCACTACTAGCACCGTAGGAGGTACGAATGGAGGCAATAGCGGGGGTGGCAATGGAGGGCATGGTGCGCACCATACGCACGCTATGACTGCAACGGCGGCCACCGTAATGCACAAcacggcagtagcagcagcggccgctgcagtCGAACCGTACCATCAGCAGCTGATCCCGATCAACGCTGCCACTGGGATGTCGTACGTCAAGATCGGCCACTCGTACTTT cCCTCGCTAGCGCTACCCCAGAGTCGCCGATCGCCACCAAACGAAATACGTCCTCTGGCCGGTGTCTACCCAACGATGAACATGGTTATGCCAG CATCAGCACGACAATTCACACCGCGCCCGCAGCACAACAGTGGCTACGGTGGCAACAAGGCCACGAAAACGCTTCGGTAA